The Terriglobus tenax genome contains a region encoding:
- a CDS encoding SDR family oxidoreductase has product MAKYLVTGAAGFIGSHLTEALVARGEQVRALDNFATGRRENLAAVMGRIDFHEADLCDADAVLRACEGVDYIFHEGALPSVPRSVKKPRPSHETNIDGTFNLLEGARANGVKRVVYAASSSAYGNQPGFPRVETMTPQPIAPYPVQKLAGELYMQSYWQVYGLETVSLRYFNIFGPRQVPDSPYSGVMAKFTLQMMQGERPMIFGDGEQGRDFTYIDNAVHANLLAMAAPAEKVAGRVFNVACGERHTLNETYEVIAHLLKYAERPQYGPERTGDVRNSQADISAAQQAFGYIPVVGFEEGLRRTVDWYLSSAYSDTTQEALSR; this is encoded by the coding sequence ATGGCGAAATACTTGGTAACAGGCGCAGCTGGATTTATCGGATCGCATCTGACGGAGGCGCTTGTCGCCCGCGGAGAGCAGGTTCGGGCGCTGGATAATTTTGCGACGGGCCGCCGCGAGAACCTTGCAGCGGTGATGGGCAGGATCGACTTCCACGAAGCCGACCTGTGTGATGCGGATGCGGTTCTGCGCGCCTGCGAAGGCGTGGACTACATCTTTCACGAGGGCGCGCTGCCCTCGGTGCCGCGTTCGGTGAAGAAGCCGCGGCCCAGCCACGAGACCAACATCGATGGCACCTTCAACCTGCTGGAGGGTGCGCGTGCCAATGGTGTGAAGCGCGTGGTGTATGCCGCTTCGTCGTCGGCGTATGGCAACCAGCCCGGGTTTCCGCGCGTGGAGACGATGACGCCGCAGCCCATTGCTCCGTATCCGGTGCAGAAGCTGGCCGGCGAGCTCTACATGCAGAGCTACTGGCAGGTGTATGGGCTTGAGACGGTGAGCCTGCGCTACTTCAACATCTTTGGTCCGCGCCAGGTGCCGGACTCCCCCTACTCCGGCGTGATGGCAAAGTTCACGCTGCAGATGATGCAGGGCGAGCGTCCCATGATCTTTGGAGACGGCGAGCAGGGACGCGACTTCACCTACATTGACAATGCCGTGCATGCCAATCTGCTGGCCATGGCTGCTCCTGCAGAAAAGGTGGCTGGCCGTGTATTCAACGTTGCCTGTGGAGAACGCCACACTCTGAACGAAACGTATGAGGTGATCGCGCATCTATTGAAGTATGCTGAGCGCCCGCAGTATGGGCCTGAGCGGACAGGCGATGTGCGCAACTCTCAGGCAGATATCTCTGCCGCGCAGCAAGCGTTTGGTTATATCCCCGTAGTTGGCTTTGAAGAGGGCCTGAGGCGCACTGTCGATTGGTACTTGAGCAGTGCGTACTCCGATACAACACAAGAAGCCCTTAGCCGTTAG
- the ctaD gene encoding cytochrome c oxidase subunit I, protein MSTIVSLPDQSTAALPKRNYINNEHGLLSWLLTGDHKRIGMLYLLSITAFFFLGGAFAGLVRLELLTPAGDLLAADTYNKMFTMHGIVMIFLFLVPSVPATLGNFFIPIMIGAKDLAFPRINLLSWYLYMAGGVFTLSALVLGGVDTGWTFTTPLSTHYLNTHVVTTGLAIFIAGFSSIFTGLNFIVTIHRMRAPGMTWFRMPLFVWSNYAASILMVLGTPVLAIAVVLVALERTVGIGVFDPARGGDPLLFQHLFWFYSHPAVYIMILPGMGVISEVIATFSRKRPFGYTAVAFSSVAIAVFGFFVWEHHMFIMGVSNYSALVFSLLTMLVAVPSAIKIFNWSATLYKGSITFETPMLYAFGFIGLFTIGGLTGVFLGSLGMDIHLTETYFIVAHFHFVMVGGMLMAFLAGVHFWWPKMTGRMYPESISKLAAVTTFIGFILTFFPQFILGYLGMPRRYHAYPADYQVLNVLSTAGATVLGVGYLLPIIYLAWSLKYGEIAGSNPWQATGLEWQLQSPPLTENFTEIPYVDHEAYDFEWLAHKQKQEVTTVG, encoded by the coding sequence ATGAGCACTATCGTTAGCCTTCCGGATCAGAGCACAGCCGCTCTGCCGAAGCGGAATTACATCAATAACGAGCACGGCCTGCTGAGCTGGCTGCTGACCGGGGACCATAAGCGGATCGGTATGCTGTACCTGCTCTCGATTACCGCCTTCTTCTTCCTGGGCGGAGCGTTTGCCGGTCTGGTGCGTCTTGAGCTGCTGACTCCGGCGGGTGACCTGCTGGCTGCCGACACCTACAACAAGATGTTCACGATGCACGGCATCGTGATGATCTTCCTGTTCCTGGTGCCCTCGGTTCCTGCAACGCTCGGCAACTTCTTTATCCCGATCATGATCGGGGCCAAGGATCTTGCCTTCCCGCGCATCAACCTGCTGAGCTGGTACCTGTACATGGCTGGCGGCGTCTTCACCCTGTCGGCCCTGGTGCTGGGTGGTGTGGATACCGGCTGGACCTTTACCACGCCGCTGTCGACGCATTATCTGAATACGCACGTAGTGACGACCGGCCTGGCCATCTTCATCGCGGGCTTCAGCTCAATCTTCACGGGTCTGAACTTCATCGTGACGATCCACCGCATGCGCGCTCCGGGTATGACCTGGTTCCGTATGCCGCTGTTTGTCTGGTCCAACTACGCGGCCTCTATCCTGATGGTGCTCGGCACCCCGGTTCTGGCCATCGCGGTTGTGCTGGTTGCTCTTGAGCGCACGGTCGGCATCGGCGTCTTCGATCCAGCCCGTGGCGGCGATCCGCTGCTGTTCCAGCATCTCTTCTGGTTCTACTCGCACCCTGCCGTGTACATCATGATTCTGCCGGGTATGGGCGTGATCTCTGAGGTAATCGCCACCTTCAGCCGCAAGCGTCCCTTCGGCTACACGGCGGTCGCGTTCTCCTCGGTAGCCATCGCGGTCTTCGGCTTCTTCGTGTGGGAGCACCACATGTTCATTATGGGTGTGTCCAACTACTCGGCGCTGGTCTTCTCGCTGCTGACGATGCTGGTCGCCGTTCCCTCGGCCATCAAGATCTTCAACTGGTCGGCGACCCTGTATAAGGGCTCGATCACCTTTGAGACGCCGATGCTCTATGCCTTCGGCTTCATCGGTCTGTTCACCATCGGTGGTCTGACGGGTGTGTTTCTTGGCTCGCTGGGCATGGACATCCACCTGACCGAGACCTACTTCATCGTGGCGCACTTCCACTTCGTCATGGTGGGCGGCATGCTGATGGCCTTCCTCGCGGGTGTCCACTTCTGGTGGCCGAAGATGACGGGCCGTATGTACCCCGAGTCGATCTCGAAGCTGGCCGCGGTTACGACCTTCATTGGCTTTATCCTGACCTTCTTCCCGCAGTTCATCCTTGGCTACCTGGGTATGCCGCGCCGTTACCACGCGTATCCGGCCGACTACCAGGTGCTGAATGTTCTGTCGACGGCAGGCGCTACTGTTCTGGGCGTCGGCTACCTGCTCCCGATTATTTACCTGGCGTGGTCGCTGAAGTATGGCGAGATCGCGGGTTCGAATCCGTGGCAGGCTACCGGCCTGGAGTGGCAGCTGCAGTCCCCGCCGCTGACGGAGAACTTTACGGAAATTCCGTACGTGGATCACGAAGCGTACGACTTTGAGTGGCTGGCCCACAAGCAGAAACAAGAGGTGACGACCGTTGGATAA
- a CDS encoding cytochrome C oxidase subunit IV family protein: protein MSDHHYHDPSNVTNPEHNEHHIVGPSTYITIYVSLLILTAVTVGAAFVEMGFLNPIVAVAIAVVKATVVILWFMHMKYQTKLLKLTISAGVFTFLILIAMTLSDYFSRSWGLW, encoded by the coding sequence ATGTCGGACCATCACTATCACGACCCTTCCAACGTAACTAATCCGGAGCACAACGAGCACCACATCGTTGGACCGTCGACGTACATCACCATTTACGTCTCGCTGCTGATCCTTACGGCGGTAACGGTGGGCGCTGCTTTCGTGGAGATGGGCTTCCTGAACCCGATCGTTGCGGTGGCTATCGCCGTGGTCAAGGCGACGGTCGTTATCCTGTGGTTCATGCACATGAAGTATCAGACCAAGCTGCTGAAGCTGACTATCAGCGCCGGAGTGTTCACTTTCCTCATCCTGATTGCGATGACGTTGAGCGATTACTTCAGCCGTTCGTGGGGACTTTGGTAA
- a CDS encoding deoxyribodipyrimidine photo-lyase, whose product MNHPHLPEPLRTVAEDPRVTIRRDGLPDSEGKCVVYWMQRAERGIDNHALDIAIDLGNELGLPVVVYFAAISNFPHANLRHYTFLRQGLRDVEQDLAERNVSFVVRRPPHEDHLAFFAEVKAALVVGDENPMRVPESWRKHIAQHIHVPFWTVDADVVVPSRLLEKAQYGAYTLRPRVQRLWPQFLKPYENPTARYEWERSKSLHAEDLKLDITRGWSELDRSVLPVEEWAGGTHAAQKRLKFFVHSILKGYEKDRNHPEMDGSSRMSPYLHFGHIGPLTIALAVDKAAKEQPALKSTRDSYFNELLVWRELAINYCWFQHGVYDSDAAAENWAKQSIAEHAKDERPHLYSLAQLEAAETHDDMWNAAQRQMLDFGWMHNVMRMYWAKKILEWSPSVKVAVKRGIHLNDKYFLDGRDPNGYAGIAWAMLGKFDRPWNERPIFGKIRYMSRESTGRKFDSKGYIRQMGTGNVKQMTFLTES is encoded by the coding sequence ATGAACCATCCGCATCTGCCCGAACCGCTCCGTACCGTTGCCGAAGACCCCCGCGTAACCATTCGCCGCGACGGTCTGCCAGACAGCGAAGGGAAGTGCGTTGTGTACTGGATGCAGCGAGCCGAGCGCGGTATCGACAATCACGCGCTCGACATCGCTATTGACCTGGGCAATGAGCTTGGCCTGCCAGTGGTGGTGTATTTCGCGGCAATCTCAAACTTTCCCCATGCCAACCTGCGCCATTACACCTTCCTCCGGCAGGGTCTGCGTGATGTGGAGCAGGATCTTGCAGAGCGCAATGTCAGCTTCGTGGTACGACGGCCTCCGCACGAGGACCACCTGGCATTCTTCGCCGAGGTGAAGGCCGCCCTTGTTGTTGGCGACGAGAATCCGATGCGCGTTCCGGAGAGCTGGCGCAAGCATATCGCGCAACATATCCATGTTCCGTTCTGGACCGTGGATGCGGATGTCGTGGTTCCTTCCAGGCTTCTGGAAAAGGCTCAGTATGGCGCCTATACGCTGCGCCCCCGGGTGCAAAGGCTATGGCCGCAGTTCCTGAAGCCATATGAGAACCCGACGGCGCGCTACGAGTGGGAACGATCAAAATCGTTGCACGCTGAAGACCTGAAGCTCGACATAACGCGTGGGTGGAGCGAGCTGGACCGCAGCGTTCTTCCAGTGGAAGAGTGGGCCGGCGGGACGCACGCGGCGCAAAAACGGCTGAAGTTTTTCGTTCACTCCATCCTGAAGGGCTATGAGAAAGACCGCAATCATCCGGAGATGGATGGCAGCTCACGCATGTCGCCATATCTGCATTTTGGCCACATCGGTCCGCTGACGATCGCGCTTGCCGTGGATAAGGCGGCGAAGGAGCAGCCGGCATTGAAGTCAACGCGCGACAGCTATTTCAATGAGCTGCTGGTCTGGCGCGAGCTGGCTATTAACTACTGCTGGTTCCAGCATGGGGTGTACGACTCCGATGCAGCGGCGGAGAACTGGGCAAAGCAGAGCATCGCCGAGCATGCCAAAGATGAGCGGCCCCATCTTTATTCGCTGGCGCAGCTGGAAGCAGCCGAGACGCACGACGACATGTGGAACGCCGCGCAGCGCCAGATGCTGGACTTCGGCTGGATGCACAACGTGATGCGCATGTACTGGGCGAAGAAGATCCTGGAGTGGTCGCCGTCGGTCAAAGTGGCCGTCAAGCGCGGTATCCACTTGAACGACAAGTACTTCCTTGACGGTCGCGATCCGAACGGATACGCCGGGATTGCCTGGGCCATGCTGGGCAAGTTTGATCGGCCATGGAACGAGCGGCCTATCTTTGGGAAGATCCGGTACATGTCGCGCGAATCGACGGGCCGCAAGTTCGACTCCAAGGGATATATCCGTCAGATGGGTACCGGAAATGTTAAGCAAATGACATTTCTTACCGAGTCTTAG
- a CDS encoding choice-of-anchor D domain-containing protein, whose translation MMQARQQHLALLHAQPLATSLSMPWTAVGPMQVNSPAYGNVTGRVNAIAMDPSDTSGNTVYLGTLGGGIWKSTNAGGSAASVSFAPLTDTLPVFNANAGSSQVPSLSIGAISVQPGGTGVILAGTGDPNDALDSYYGSGILRSADNGLTWSVVANSQDGVAGNHTFLGMGFAGFAWNATSPNIVVAATGTAAQSALVGASPSNYVLQGLYYSTDAGVTWKAATIKDGSAIVQQPSTTSVGNAATSVVWNPLRGRFYAAIRFHGYYESADGQTWTRLTNQPGSGLSTAACPALAGNIGSSACPIFRGTLAVEPVTGDMYALTTNSNNIDQGLWRDLCSVSGSTCGNTTVSFAQQINTAVMETTGQVIPSADYNVALAAVPSGGDTLLYVGTQDIFRCGIAAGCTLRNTTNTSNGCGSPARVAAFQHSIAWQGSVLYFANDSGLWRSTDGIALSPSICSADDANHFQNLNSGLGSLAEVVGFAQHPTDANTLLIGMGANGSAATSNASAMTAWPQLSAGEGGMVAMDQASPSRWMVSTGAGVNLVYCNKGSACAASDFATIPTIGAAQTLNDGALIHAPFFFDPQTPANLIVGTCRVWRGPADSGALWSSSNALSSTLGGNASTCGAANAYLRTLSAGGANVVATSAANTGSQVLYAGMASQLDGGGITLGGHIFTTASANTAGSSTVWTDITNGINAPGFAISRVYVDSHDATGKTVYVTVAGFSSPLLPTGHVYRSTDGGAHWSNLTANLPNAPANDILVDPNDARTLYVALDTGVYIAPDSTTCTSTNCWSVYGAGLPNAPAMALAAATQMPTGSGGNVGMLRVATYGRGIWQTPLRTALPPAVRGMQVAPGSLSFADTQVTLRSADQSVVVTNTGNVALNISAVAMQGDFVETDNCTTAPIAVAGSCSLQVLFAPTVMGARSGLMTLYADIPGGQATVSLSGNGLAPPAVVLSPVAAAFAATNIGSSSAVTNFTVSNTGGVSVSLQTPVVTRDFAIVANTCGSSLSPQTGCTVSVVFRPTSSGTRSGVLTVVNGIGTQTASLSGIGVSPATDALSPLSLTFAAQQMNTASAAQTVQLTNDGDAALTLITAQITRGDFTAVNSCGNSLAGHSSCSIQVSFVPRSIGAQTGVLTVSDLSRTQTVALNGTGIAPPGVSLAPASPLAFGAIGVGLASSAQTITLTNNGGVPLLINGTTLSGDFAILAGSNTCPAAGATLAAGAACTMNLVFAPKAVGTRTGALSIADNATGAPHVLQLTGTGVDFSLSASGSTTATLSSGGTATYATLLSSDSALSGAVTLTCSGQPSNSTCVLSPSNATLGNSTLITITIATGVKAMLAPPFAKQLLWLALLVPAWRLRRRVAAMSLLLCLCAVMLNGCGWGRKLPDTTSNPPTSTNPTPSGTYTIAVTATAAGLSRTVNYTLTVK comes from the coding sequence ATGATGCAGGCGCGGCAGCAGCACCTGGCCCTGTTGCATGCGCAGCCACTGGCCACCAGCCTCTCCATGCCATGGACAGCCGTTGGCCCCATGCAGGTGAACAGCCCAGCGTATGGCAATGTAACCGGTCGCGTGAATGCCATTGCCATGGATCCCTCAGACACAAGCGGGAACACCGTGTACCTGGGCACGCTAGGCGGAGGTATCTGGAAATCGACCAACGCTGGTGGTTCCGCAGCCAGCGTAAGCTTTGCACCGCTGACTGACACTCTCCCCGTCTTCAACGCCAATGCCGGTTCATCGCAGGTACCGTCGCTGAGTATCGGGGCCATCAGCGTGCAGCCCGGCGGGACTGGCGTCATTCTTGCCGGCACAGGAGATCCGAATGATGCGCTCGATTCGTACTATGGCTCGGGTATTCTGCGCTCCGCGGACAATGGCCTTACCTGGAGCGTGGTTGCGAACTCGCAGGATGGTGTTGCGGGTAACCACACCTTCCTGGGTATGGGTTTTGCCGGTTTCGCATGGAACGCCACCTCCCCTAATATCGTTGTCGCTGCGACGGGTACAGCGGCACAGTCTGCGCTGGTCGGTGCGTCACCATCAAACTACGTTCTGCAGGGTCTGTACTACTCCACGGACGCGGGTGTGACATGGAAGGCCGCTACGATCAAAGACGGCAGCGCGATTGTGCAGCAGCCATCCACCACCTCCGTCGGCAATGCGGCCACTTCTGTTGTGTGGAACCCGCTGCGAGGCAGGTTCTATGCGGCGATCCGCTTCCATGGCTACTATGAGTCGGCGGACGGGCAGACGTGGACGCGGCTTACAAACCAGCCCGGCAGCGGATTGAGTACGGCTGCGTGCCCTGCGCTTGCGGGTAACATCGGCAGCTCGGCATGCCCCATCTTTCGTGGCACGCTTGCGGTGGAACCAGTGACCGGCGACATGTACGCGCTGACGACGAACAGCAACAACATTGACCAGGGGCTGTGGCGCGATCTCTGTTCCGTGTCCGGTTCCACCTGCGGCAACACCACTGTCAGTTTCGCGCAGCAGATCAACACCGCCGTGATGGAGACCACCGGGCAGGTGATTCCATCCGCCGATTACAACGTCGCGCTGGCTGCGGTTCCATCCGGCGGCGACACGTTGTTGTATGTCGGCACGCAGGATATCTTCCGCTGCGGCATTGCCGCCGGGTGCACACTGCGAAACACCACCAACACCAGCAACGGCTGCGGTTCTCCGGCGCGGGTCGCTGCGTTTCAACACAGCATTGCGTGGCAGGGGTCTGTACTGTACTTCGCGAATGATTCGGGCCTGTGGCGATCGACCGATGGCATTGCACTCAGCCCGTCCATCTGCAGCGCGGATGATGCGAACCACTTTCAGAACTTGAACAGCGGTCTCGGATCGCTGGCCGAAGTCGTCGGTTTTGCGCAACACCCTACAGACGCGAACACATTGCTGATAGGCATGGGTGCGAATGGTTCTGCCGCAACCAGCAACGCTTCGGCCATGACAGCGTGGCCGCAACTCAGTGCGGGCGAAGGTGGCATGGTGGCGATGGACCAGGCATCGCCCAGCCGTTGGATGGTGTCCACCGGGGCAGGCGTGAACCTTGTTTACTGCAACAAGGGAAGCGCCTGCGCCGCATCCGACTTTGCGACCATACCCACGATTGGAGCAGCGCAAACTCTGAATGATGGCGCGTTGATTCACGCACCCTTCTTCTTCGATCCGCAGACGCCAGCCAACCTGATTGTTGGCACCTGCCGCGTGTGGCGCGGGCCTGCCGACAGTGGGGCCTTATGGAGCAGCAGCAACGCCCTCAGCAGCACCCTCGGTGGAAACGCGAGCACGTGTGGAGCAGCCAATGCCTACCTGCGCACGCTGTCTGCGGGTGGAGCAAACGTCGTTGCAACCTCCGCTGCGAATACAGGATCGCAGGTGCTGTATGCGGGCATGGCAAGCCAGTTGGATGGAGGCGGCATCACGCTGGGTGGCCACATATTTACTACTGCCAGCGCCAATACCGCCGGCAGCAGCACTGTGTGGACGGATATCACCAACGGCATCAATGCTCCGGGCTTTGCGATCTCGCGTGTGTATGTCGATAGCCACGATGCGACTGGCAAGACGGTCTATGTCACCGTTGCCGGATTCTCTTCTCCGCTGCTGCCAACAGGTCATGTCTATCGTTCGACCGATGGAGGAGCGCACTGGAGCAACCTTACCGCGAACCTACCCAATGCTCCGGCGAACGACATCCTTGTCGATCCGAACGACGCGCGCACGCTTTACGTTGCCCTGGATACCGGCGTGTACATTGCTCCGGACAGCACAACCTGCACCTCCACGAACTGCTGGAGCGTCTACGGTGCGGGCCTTCCGAATGCTCCCGCGATGGCCCTGGCAGCAGCAACGCAAATGCCCACCGGCAGCGGCGGAAATGTTGGCATGCTGCGTGTGGCGACCTATGGCCGCGGCATTTGGCAAACCCCATTGCGTACCGCACTGCCGCCCGCGGTGCGCGGCATGCAGGTGGCTCCTGGATCGCTGAGCTTTGCAGATACGCAGGTCACCCTGCGTAGCGCTGATCAAAGCGTGGTCGTGACCAACACCGGCAACGTTGCATTGAACATCAGCGCCGTTGCCATGCAGGGTGACTTCGTCGAAACCGATAACTGCACCACAGCTCCAATTGCTGTAGCAGGGAGCTGCAGCCTGCAGGTCCTTTTCGCTCCCACCGTGATGGGGGCGCGCTCTGGCCTGATGACTCTTTACGCTGATATCCCAGGTGGCCAGGCTACTGTCTCGCTCAGTGGTAACGGTCTTGCTCCACCCGCGGTGGTACTCAGTCCTGTGGCTGCTGCCTTTGCGGCAACGAACATCGGTTCCAGCAGCGCGGTCACAAACTTCACCGTCTCCAATACGGGAGGTGTATCCGTCAGCCTGCAAACGCCGGTTGTTACGAGGGACTTCGCCATCGTTGCAAATACGTGTGGCAGTTCGCTTTCTCCGCAGACTGGATGCACGGTCTCGGTTGTCTTCAGACCCACATCGTCAGGCACACGCAGCGGAGTGCTGACCGTTGTCAATGGCATTGGCACGCAGACGGCGAGTCTAAGCGGCATTGGTGTGTCTCCGGCGACGGACGCACTCTCGCCGCTTTCGCTGACCTTTGCCGCGCAGCAGATGAATACCGCCAGCGCCGCACAGACGGTTCAGTTGACCAACGATGGCGATGCAGCACTCACGCTGATCACGGCGCAGATCACACGTGGCGACTTCACCGCGGTGAACAGCTGTGGCAACTCGCTGGCCGGTCATAGCAGTTGCAGCATCCAGGTCTCGTTTGTTCCTAGGTCTATTGGCGCACAGACCGGTGTGCTGACGGTAAGCGATCTCTCCCGGACCCAAACCGTGGCATTGAATGGCACAGGCATTGCCCCGCCAGGTGTATCGCTTGCCCCGGCCAGTCCGCTGGCCTTTGGGGCCATCGGTGTTGGGCTGGCTTCCTCTGCACAGACCATTACGCTCACGAACAATGGTGGAGTTCCGCTGTTGATCAACGGCACGACGCTGAGCGGAGATTTCGCAATCCTGGCAGGCAGCAACACCTGCCCCGCGGCTGGAGCCACACTGGCGGCGGGCGCGGCCTGTACGATGAATCTCGTTTTCGCGCCGAAAGCAGTGGGTACGCGCACCGGCGCGCTGAGCATTGCAGACAATGCCACTGGCGCACCGCATGTACTGCAGCTTACCGGCACGGGTGTAGATTTTTCGCTTTCGGCAAGCGGCAGCACTACGGCCACACTCAGCAGTGGAGGTACAGCTACCTATGCCACGCTGCTCAGCTCAGACAGCGCACTCAGCGGCGCGGTGACGCTGACCTGCAGTGGACAACCCAGCAACTCCACCTGTGTCCTTTCGCCATCCAATGCAACGCTCGGCAACAGCACGCTGATCACCATCACCATCGCCACCGGAGTAAAGGCGATGCTTGCACCGCCCTTCGCGAAGCAGCTCCTATGGCTGGCCCTGCTGGTTCCCGCATGGAGACTGCGTCGCCGCGTCGCTGCCATGTCCTTGCTGCTGTGCCTGTGTGCGGTGATGCTGAATGGCTGCGGCTGGGGGCGCAAGTTGCCGGACACGACCAGCAATCCGCCCACATCGACGAATCCCACGCCTTCCGGCACCTACACCATTGCGGTAACGGCGACAGCCGCGGGCCTTAGCCGCACGGTGAACTACACGCTCACCGTGAAATAA
- a CDS encoding cytochrome c oxidase subunit 3 family protein: MDNAIAATHHGDLHDEHEHVHLPQHRHHFETEEQQREAASFGMWLFLLTEIMFFGGLFMAYLLYRNWYNPAFVAASHTLSIKLGAINTGILITSGFFMAMAVWAAETRQREKLVAFLGLTNVAGIAFLVVKYFEYAEKWHDSHVPGLRFSIADFAHLGVDMAQKTQIYYSLYFAMTGMHALHMIIGIVLIFWYMVRANRGEFTEGYVAPIENFGLYWHFVDIVWIFLFPLLYLIDLGAK; the protein is encoded by the coding sequence TTGGATAACGCGATCGCAGCAACGCATCACGGCGACCTGCACGACGAGCACGAACACGTGCATCTGCCGCAGCACCGGCATCATTTTGAGACGGAGGAGCAGCAGCGCGAGGCAGCCAGCTTCGGCATGTGGCTCTTCCTCCTGACCGAAATCATGTTCTTCGGTGGCCTGTTCATGGCCTACCTGTTGTACCGCAACTGGTACAACCCGGCCTTTGTTGCGGCAAGCCACACGCTTTCCATCAAGCTGGGCGCCATCAACACGGGCATCCTGATCACGTCGGGCTTCTTCATGGCCATGGCGGTGTGGGCAGCAGAGACGCGTCAGCGCGAGAAGCTGGTTGCTTTTCTGGGTCTGACCAACGTGGCCGGTATCGCCTTCCTCGTGGTCAAGTACTTTGAGTACGCCGAGAAGTGGCATGACAGCCACGTCCCCGGCCTGCGCTTCTCCATCGCTGACTTCGCTCACCTGGGCGTAGACATGGCGCAGAAGACACAGATCTACTACTCGCTGTACTTCGCCATGACCGGCATGCACGCCCTGCACATGATCATCGGCATTGTGCTGATCTTCTGGTACATGGTGCGCGCCAACCGTGGCGAATTTACCGAAGGCTATGTCGCGCCGATCGAGAACTTCGGCCTGTACTGGCACTTTGTTGATATCGTCTGGATCTTCCTCTTCCCGCTGCTGTATCTCATCGACCTGGGAGCCAAGTAA
- a CDS encoding nucleotide sugar dehydrogenase, whose protein sequence is MHLVRKSVESKVGTLNAWKARVANREAKVGIVGLGYVGLPLALLLSDEHFAVTGFDVDPLKVEFLNSGKSYIHRIEPESIQAAQKSGFNATADFSRARDLDAILICVPTPIDDHSAPDMSYVVNTIEALAPHLRSGQLVVLESTTYPGTTEEIIATTIDRIGEETGVSVLREHPSEEIETPQSLNGVMVAFSPEREDPGNTDVERHDIPKVVGGIDRRASEAAEMLYGSIFRRTVRVSSPATAEMTKLLENIYRCVNIAMVNELKQLCMRMGIDIWEVIDAAATKPFGFQAFYPGPGIGGHCIPVDPFYLSWKAKEYHFSTRFIELAGEVNRSMPEHVIRSVVNALNDQGKSIKGAKVLLLGLAYKKDIDDLRESPSLPIYEMLEKKGADVRYNDPYFPRVGSGRKYWLHTESAPLENLDQYDCVLIVTDHSCYDFEKIVAESKLVVDSRNATRNIRSPKIYHC, encoded by the coding sequence CTGCATCTTGTACGTAAGTCCGTTGAATCGAAGGTTGGTACGCTCAACGCCTGGAAGGCGCGTGTTGCGAATCGTGAGGCGAAGGTCGGCATTGTCGGCCTTGGCTATGTTGGCCTGCCACTTGCATTGCTGCTCAGCGATGAGCACTTTGCCGTTACTGGTTTTGATGTCGATCCGCTGAAGGTGGAGTTCCTGAACAGCGGCAAGTCCTACATTCACCGTATCGAGCCGGAGAGCATCCAGGCCGCGCAGAAGAGTGGCTTCAATGCGACGGCGGATTTCTCCCGCGCACGGGATCTGGATGCGATCCTGATCTGCGTTCCGACGCCGATTGACGATCACAGCGCGCCGGACATGAGCTATGTGGTGAATACGATTGAGGCCCTTGCGCCGCATCTGCGGAGCGGTCAGCTTGTCGTGCTGGAGAGCACAACGTATCCCGGCACCACGGAAGAGATTATTGCCACCACGATTGACCGCATCGGAGAAGAGACCGGTGTTTCCGTGCTGCGTGAGCATCCGTCGGAGGAGATCGAAACGCCGCAGTCCTTGAATGGCGTGATGGTGGCTTTCTCGCCTGAGCGCGAAGACCCGGGTAATACCGATGTGGAGCGTCACGATATTCCGAAGGTTGTCGGAGGGATTGACCGTCGTGCATCGGAGGCCGCCGAGATGCTATACGGCAGCATCTTCCGCCGCACGGTGCGTGTCTCTTCCCCGGCCACGGCGGAGATGACCAAGCTGCTCGAGAACATCTACCGCTGCGTGAACATCGCCATGGTCAATGAACTGAAGCAGCTGTGCATGCGCATGGGCATTGATATCTGGGAGGTGATCGACGCGGCGGCCACCAAGCCCTTCGGCTTCCAGGCGTTCTATCCCGGCCCCGGCATTGGCGGCCACTGCATCCCGGTCGACCCCTTCTATCTTTCGTGGAAGGCCAAGGAGTACCACTTCTCCACGCGCTTTATTGAGCTTGCCGGCGAGGTGAACCGCAGCATGCCGGAGCACGTGATCCGCAGTGTGGTGAATGCGCTGAACGACCAGGGTAAGTCCATCAAGGGCGCCAAGGTGCTGCTGCTGGGCCTGGCCTACAAGAAGGATATCGACGACCTGCGCGAGTCGCCGTCGCTGCCCATCTACGAGATGCTGGAGAAGAAGGGCGCCGATGTTCGTTACAACGACCCCTACTTCCCGCGGGTCGGCTCCGGCCGCAAATACTGGCTGCATACGGAGAGTGCGCCGCTTGAAAATCTGGACCAGTATGACTGCGTTCTCATCGTCACCGACCACTCCTGCTACGACTTCGAAAAAATCGTGGCGGAGTCGAAGTTGGTGGTAGATTCGAGGAACGCCACGCGCAACATCCGCTCGCCGAAGATCTATCACTGCTAA